The Solanum lycopersicum chromosome 2, SLM_r2.1 DNA window CATGTGATATCTGAAATTCATGTTAGAACTGCGGATATAGCCACGTACAATACTTACAATCTTTTAACACCATAATAAACAATCATCCATCACAATCAATGTTCTTTTCATGATATAAACAAGTTATATGAAATTAGACATTAGGATCAATGAGATCTCCATTCAAATACTCTCTGTAAGCAGCAACAGGCCAGATGAAGCCTCTCCAGACGAGCCTATTAGCCAACGGAACATCGATGATGATCTCTTTCATTGTTGGTTTCTTTTCATCTCTTACTGCAATCAAGTAACTCCTTCCTACCCATCCAATCCATCCAGCAATGTACAAGAAGAGGATCCCTGGTGTGATGAACTCACCCCAATGCCTCTGGTCACCACTCACTATCAAATGTGGCAGTCCATCCGATCCACATAACAGTCCCTGTTTACCGTAGTTGTCGAACCTGTAATGACAATAGTGAAGAGTGATTTCGTAAGTCAAATAATTGAATGACTTTTCTGAGATAATTACTACCTGCGTTTAGTTTTTTCAATAGTGGCATTGATAGCAAGTGCAGGGGCGCTATCAGGTGAGTAAAGCTTCAAAGAATTCTGAAGCTTCTTGATTTGTTGCTTCTCCCTTTTAGCAAACTGTTTTGAATCCTTGCAAGGTGTGAGACCTGAGATGTCAGCAGAAGCTGGAAGAACGGGTGCTGACAATAGAATAGAAGACAAAGCAAGCGCGGCAGAGAATGCCTTTAATGATGAAGAACTTTCCTCTGTTGAATTAGAAACAGGGGTCTGGTTTGAAGAACACACAATGGATGAAGTTCTTTGTTTTGTGGTAAATTGAGACCCAAATTTAGATGTTGAAATGGGTTTTGAAAGGTTTGAAGGAATAGTAAGAGAcatggtattttttttttctgtttattttttcaagaaaacagAGGAAGATTGGAGTGTGGAGAGTGAAAGGATGTTTTTTTTAGGATTTGTGGAAGAAAGGATTGGTGATCAAGAGAGAGGATAAGGAGTTGAAAGGGAGCTTAGGTGGAGGGATTTGATTGGCTAAtagagttggattttatgagttTTGGGGATTTTTTGATCCATCTGTGGAAGAGCAAGAACCAGGGATTTAACAGATACATATATTATGATTTGGGTCAGGTACACTTTTGCCACACTATTTTGGgatagtttttaatttttgtccCTCAGCGATAAATAATTCTTTGCAATGTATAAGTTTATTATTTCGTATCAGAATATCTCCGTACATGACTTCAGTTTTTGAATCTACTAGATATAAGTTCTATTTATTTGAAGAGCAGAATTAATAGATCAATCTATTTGAAAGACAAAACGTACAATTTTATGGTTTTGAGATAACAGGCCATGCACTTCATGGCATATTTCCATATGGATTTAAATGTAAACTAGTCCAACAGCTTCAATGAGCCCGTGTGTTcgaatgaaattttgaatttgcatATCTATGTGCACACCTTGATCTCTATGCTGGTAAAATTATGGTCATGAAGAAGCATACTGGATTACGGATTTATGTTTCCATTATTGAGCCAAGTAGTTAGGTGAATTGTAGGCCATTAACACATCAAGTTTTGACATAAATAAAATTCTCTGAATTTTCCAGTTCATTAGAGTGGGGCAAGTTATTGTCATGTAAAAGCTCTCCATGTAGCCAATGTCATCTTCAATGATACTTGTTTATGCCATATTTTTTGTATCCATAGACCATACTTGATTCTTCTCTTCTTTCGTTTTACGACCTCTCATGTGTTTTTTGGTGCTACCATATGCACTTTGGACTGTGGTTGGAAACTCCGCTTCTGTCATATCACACTGTAAAGTACCTCGTTAAGCAGGATATTTCGGTTTTGCACCATCAGGTAAATGACTACAGAGGACAAAGGGGCTCAATTTTTGTTCAGTTGGCATACTAGAGTGATATATTCCCTTTCCAGGCTTACATACAATATTTTCCTTAACATAGAGGTTTATCTCACACAGGACTCTCCAGCCGCGTGACAGACCTGAATTATGCACACCACTACTTGTAGATCTGATTACTTTTCATGGATCATTCATGGGAAATATTTTTGGGGTGGCATTGATAGTTGCGCATAGAAACCTCTATCTACTGTGATACAATATTGAAATGAACGACTCAACTTATGAAATCGTGAGAACAATTTCCAAACAAAAAGAACATTAAACAGCGAACTAGCCATTATCTAGCAACACATGGTATAGAGAATTCACAATCTTTCATCGATATAAACAAGTGAAAGTATAATTCCACGAGTCTCCAACAAGAGAAATTTAAACAAGGGTAATCAAAAATTAGACATTAGGGTCAATAAGGTCTCCGTTCAAGTACTCTCTGTAAGCAGCAACAGGCCAGATGAAGCCTCTCCACACGAGTCTATTAGCCAATGGAACATCGATGATGATCTCCTTCATTGTTGGTTTCTTTTCATCTCTTACGGCAATCAAGTAACTCCTTCCTACCCATCCAATCCATCCAGCAATGTACAAGAAGAGGATCCCTGGAGTGATGAACTCACCCCAGTGCCTCTGGTCACCACTCACTATCAAATGCGGTAGTCCATCTGATCCACACAACAGTCCTTGCTTTCCATAGTTGTCAAACCTGCAATGACATTAGTTGAGTGACGTTCTGATGAATTAAACTTCTACTAACTCGAGTATCAAAGGGTATATGTATGTTCTATTTTTGGATGTTTCCTAGTCTAATCTCAACGGCATATGCAAGGAAAAGTTGAACAATCTGCTTTTCTTTGATAAGCAAATGTTAATGTACAGTATGCTTTCATTCGTAAAAGAATACTTTTAGCTCTTCTTCTACTCCTACTCCTAACATGGGTTCGAACGAATTCAGTAGCTTTTCCATAGACCCTATATTTGTactatgtattttaatttgtaaaccCCTAACAAAATTGATTAGAATCCCAAAATCTTAATATAAGTACTCTCTATCTAGtacacaataaaaaaatgatcaaCTAGGGAAAATAggcaaataagaagtaaaactttttgaaaattgtgaAGAAAGATACTGAAGGCAAACCTGCGTTTAGTTTTCTCAATAGTGGCATTGATAGCAAGTGCAGGGGCGCTATCAGGTGCATAAAGTTTCAAAGAATTTTGAAGCTTCTTGATCTGTTGCTTCTCCCTTTTAGCAAACTGTTTTGAGTCCTTGCAAGGTGTAAGCCCAGAGATGTCAGCACAAGCTGGAAGAACTGGTGCtgacaaaagaatagaagacaAAGCAAGTGCTGCAGAGAATGCCTTTAATGAAGAAGAACTTTCCTCTGTTGAATTAGAAACAGGGGTTTGGTTTGAACAACACACAATGGCTGAAGTTCTTTGTTTTGTGGTAAATTGAGACCCAAATTTAGATGTGGAAATGGGTTTTGAAAGGCTTGTTGGAATAGTTAGAGACATGGTGTTCTTTCTAAGagtattatttttcaagaaaatgatacaaagaagaagaagaaggaagagatGGTTTTTAGAATTTGTGAGTGATCAAGGGAGAGGATAAGGAGCTGAAAAGGGAGCTTAGGTGGAGTGATTTCATTGGATAACAAAATTGGATTTTGTGAGTTTCAgagattttatgaaatttttatctATCTGTGGAACAACAACAACCACGGATTACAGATACTCATATTTTCGCGTGGCCACCACATAGGTAAAGAGAACTCTTGaatgaataattattaataatatatatattaaacaaacaTTTACTATTTTACACgataattaagaaattattaGTGATAGTTTGATCAACTTTGTAATTAAGGGATCAATCACCATGCTCTGATGCCAATGAAagatttaatattaattttttttccatcagAATTCTTTCAAATATTAGAAAGAAGCCATATTAATTGTAGGgggaaatgagaaaaaaattaattaaatttaacctAATTTAGTAAGTAATCAAGTAATatgagataattatttttagtaagaCAACCATCTAACATACAAAAGAGAGAGTATCTTTTATCaagtttttcaaatatataaattttatttcgagATTCTGTTAACAAGTTTAAATCTTGAAAGgtggaaaaaataacatataattgaAATGGAGCGTAGTACTTTTTACCTTTTGTGATTTTTATACGTGAATATCTCAGAAGGACATATTTAGAACTACTAACATTCATATATACTTTCATGTcccaatttatatgatttattttgttttttattcaattttaaaaaagaatgacacatttctatctttactaacaatttatttttaaaatgctcatgttatctttaaataaataatttctagctacataaatatatttgacttattttaaaccACAAATTTCAagtctttcttcttttgtttcttaaattttgtgtcaaaTTAAATGAACTCATAAAAATTGAGACGAAAGGTTCTAGCGATATTTGGAGAGAGAGGCGAGAGGACATACAAGTAATTGGAAAGCAAAACCCAATCTAAAAAAAGACTGCAAGACATTTGCATTATATAGTTATTAAGAAAGTCAAAACAAGAAGTTCAGAACTAGTAGAGTTAAAGAATAATCAAAGAAAAAGTAGTTTAGGTTAAGCAGAATTAAGTCATAAAGACACTTTGTTCACAAAAAGGAGGTCAGCAGACAAGCAATTATCTCTAACATATTATTACAATATGCAGAGTTGTTGGTCTCTAAAAGAATCTGATATGCAAATGATCCTTGAAGaactaaaagaaacaaataaatggaaccaaaaaacaaaaagtatagCAGAGTCAAATGCCACAGAATTTGATCACTAAAAGAGTGGTGCTGTGTTCAATTGCCTATCACACTGAGAACGAATGAGGTCAGAAATGTTTGCTAGGATGGTGGAGGAGGTAAGTTGCTTGACTTGTTGGGGCGCGGAACTTGTTCAGATCGATTAACAAGACTTAGGTTCTGTGACTTTGAGATCATGCTGACCATAGATGGAGTTTCATACATGGTGGCGCCACTATTGCTTGAGCTACCACCTTGCAGTAATATTTGTGATGTCGTGTCTCCTCTAGTTGTCGCTCTTTGCCAAGAATGTGAGCTCAAACCTGAGAGGACGTAAGCTCGTCCAGTTTGTTCATAGCGCTCCCTGCTTACCATCCTCTCTCTGACTTCAGTCAGTTCCGTCTCAAGCCAGCTACAGAGAGCATCGCCTGCTTGAGCAGATACAGAAGACAGAAGGGTCGCTCTTCGGTTAGTTAGCGCGGCTTGAGCAGCCTCAAGATTTCCCATTTCTGCCAATCGTTGTGCCTCTGCAATGGTTTCTGCTACTGCCAGCCTGTTTATCTGCCTATCAACCTCTCGACTTATTACCACATCTGTAGGAGACAGCACTGGTGGCCGACGTATCTCAACTGTTTCACCCTCCACACTGACCATTTCTTCCGATATGGTATTCTTGTAACTACATGTAATTTGCAACAGAGATGTCTTTGTTGCGCCTTGCTCAATTTCAGCTGAGGGAACAGACAAGTAGACAAGGAATTCTTTTTCCTCATCTGCATACAGGTTCCCAATGTTTATTACCCCTTGCTTTCCCTGTTCAGAAATTTCACTAGCATATCTTCCTGAAGGGATGGATCCAATTTCTACTCCACGTGATGCTGACCGAACAGTAAGCTTGAGTTCCTGGACTACAACACTGAGGAGACCACCAATACACATTGCAAAGGCATCTTGAACAGTACCAACAGTCTCAATGAACGAAAATGTACCACCCGATGCATCTGAGATAGCATGCATAGCAGAGGAATCATGGTCTAAACCAAATCCAAACGTATGTACATGGAAAGTTGGCTGCTGTCCTGCTGCTAGTCCTTCTCTATTGCGAGGACAAATGGAAGAAGGCAATAGATTCAGAAAGTCGGGACCTGAGGTTGCATTAGAGGATCTGCGGTTCCGAGGACTCCGCCGTTGGTTGGCGATATCACCGTTAAAGGTGTCTCTCCCATCTGACAAGAGAATAATGCTTGCAACTGGGTTCCTTTCACGTCTTTCTTCAAGAACCCGAACCCCCTTCTTGAGTCCTTCCACGATATTTGTGCCACCATTTGCTGAAATGGCATTGACAGCCTGTGCAGCCTCTCTACGCCCTTGTTCTGTCATCCTTCGCAAGGGAAAGTTTCTTTGAGCTCCTGATGAAAAGGTAACAATAGATAGCCGGTCAGAAGGACCCAAGTTATCTATGACAAAACAAACTGCTTGTTTCAAGAGAGTCAATTTTGATCCAGCCATGCTGCCACTAATATCTAGAACTGTGACCAGGTCAATAGGTGCTCGCTCTTGGTGCCGAACATCATCAGCAAGTGGAGGTGCCTTTACTCCAACAAGAACAGCAAATCTTGACATACTTCCAGAAGCAGCAACTGCAGAATATTCAGGAAAAGCTTTCAAGACAGCAGTCTCTGGATGAACAGAGGAAGGGGAGGGGGTCTGATCCACAGTGATGCTTGGAAGAGGTTCATCATCAGAGAAGTGAAGGGGCTCAGGAAGGGGCAGAGAAACGGGTGGTGGAACACGAGGAATGTTGTCAAGGAAATTATCTTCAAGTGGAGAGACACGAGTCCGCCCAGCATTATTAGTGTTTACATCAGTACTGAAGGACGACATGAGAGGGATCTCTTTCCATTTGCATCTGCAGATGGGGCAGAGATAATTTCCATGCTTAACACTGTTGGCAATGCAGCTGAAATGGAATGAGTGGGCGCATTCAGCAGTGAATATGGCCTGACCATTCCCTGCTTTCATACTCCCAAGGCAAATGGCACATGTTCGCTACAGTCACAATAAAATAGAGTGGCAAGTTACAGTTAGAATATTGAAATCAGTACATAAATATGTAACATGCTCAATGAGGCAAATACATAATCACATGTGCTGAATCACTTCTCATTTAACTTAAGAAAAACTTTGACACTTTAAGTATATCCACTCCACCGAGCAATTGCAACCTTTGCCACCAGTGTGACATTCATGGTTAAAacagtagaaaatattttcaataatcaAAAAGCATCTAGAGCCCTTGGGCACATATCATTTCAAGTCACAAAAAATGAGAACATGGACTTCATTGACTAACTAGTCATTGTTAAAATAAGCTATTAGAGTCATTGATTATAAGGTACCAAAACTTAAAGAAATATTGActgaaataacataaattgtTTAAACAGTAAGGATTTGTGAATAAAATGTACTTGAGGTCATCTAGAAAAAATTTGCCAAAACGAAGTACTGATTAAAAACTACTGAATTATTAATCTTATGCATTTCACAAACATAATTTAGTAGAAAACAGTAAGCAAAAGTTCGCTGTATGGAACTCATCACCTCTTTGTGAAAACAACCACTCGTGACTTTTCTAGGGAATCATTATTCAATGATAACATTGTAAATAAATCAAACAACTATGGTCTTAATCTCAAATTACTTCAAGACAAGTATTGATGATAACAGTTATGTGCATGCAATACAATTGCATAGGGTTAGGATGAGTTAATTGAGAAAACAACTATTAATAAATTGCGCATTAAAATGTATAGACCACCAAGTCCATATGGAGTACGTTTACTAATCCACAAACAACTAAACTAGCAATAACCGTTTCAAAATCTATACAAACCAACATACAAGTCCAAGTAACTTTGTTCAAGTATAGCTCCAAATCAAGGCCTATTAAACTAGCAAATTTACttttcaattaaaaagaaaaaagccAAACAACCATCCCATGGACACAATTTATATGACAATCTTTCCTTTTAGACAGGTATAGAGGATTTATGACTTATTCATGCCTTTCATACTTAAAATTCGTGGTTAATCAAACGTGttcacataaattgggacagaCGCAATATATAAGAAGCAAACACGTAATGTATAGGAAAATAATCTTCTTATAGGTAGCAAAAGTCAATTATAGATACGTTTAAGCTATCATCAATTATAATACTAGATTTCAGAAATGGTCCAACGACATGGACAGAACACATAGCTGGCGTAGGAAGATGTCAAAAATATCTTaacaaacaataaaaaagatCTCCAATTTGTCAAAAGCTGAAATCATCATAATTCCCAGCTAACCCAtagattaaattattaaaataaaattattagcaAGTGTTAAACATTCATTAGtactttaaaattaatagtagTTGTACACTAGGtgccattttttttttattaatagtaGAAAAAGgtatttttcaaaaagtcaaaactttagaaaaaaagGCCCTGCACGGAAAGCCAAGAAATGTAATCTTTTTCAGCTTGTGAAAATTACCTTTTTGACCTCCAGAAGAAGGCGTTGATACCAAAGTAGAGGACAGTATAGTAATTTACACATACATTTCGTCATCTAAAACCTTGTAAAGCTGAATTTCCATTAGTTTAATCACTGATTAAGATCAAGCCAAACAAACGtgataaattaaaaagtgaATTTCCAATATTACCCTTGTTACAGATCCCCAAATAACGTGAGAAACCGTAAATTTAGCAAAAACAGGTAGGTATTTTCGTCCAGAAAAATTCTCCTCCTATTCCATTTTTGGCAAACCAGAAATTTCTGCTCACCGTTCGCGATGGTAAGATAACAGCTGTCATCACCGGTGATGAAAATTGAAAACGCAACCGACTTCCGGTCCGGTCGAATCACATAGATAGCAAACCAAACACGCCGGCGAAaccaaaatcaagaaattacaaccgaaaaaacagaaaaaaattcCGAAAAGAAAACGAACCTTAGAGGATCGGGAGGTACTACTGAAACTTCTGGATAAACGGGAGAAAGTGGATGAAGATGCGGCGGAGGACGGCCGAGTAGACGGTGGCGATTTGGCATCGGAGGATGCATTTTCTGGAGGAGATTTAGGTTGCCTAAATGAAAGCGCTTTTTGGAGTTTGCTCCATGAACCTGACATTCTTTCTTTCAGCTCCTtcaacagaaagagagagagagagagagtagagagagagggggaattgatgttagggtttgggttttgtaaaatggaagaaaaagtAACGAACGTGAATTTGGAGAAGAAGAGATGGAAGAGGAGaggaaaaaaacaagaaaaatttaagattttgaaaatgattaatataattttatctcttcttaaaaaaatataaatgaaaaggGCAAGTATGATTACGGgctaatttcatttaattactCCTTccgttttatttttcttcatcctataagtaaaataaatattttgttttacttgttaGCACATCACAAAaggtttttcctttttttttttttcgtatTACCTTTGGGTTCCCATTAGAATATGAATATAAAATCattacttgaaaaataaaattttgttttgacatCAGTgtaatttaaattgtatttttcttcaaaatataaaattttatgatctGTGagaactataaaaaaataatttatcaaagaaAGCAAATCATaattcacaaatatatatacatatatatatatgtgtgtgttttctttaaataaatacaataaattttataaagatgCATCAGCCAATAATATtactaacaaaatatttttttggcaaAGGATATAAATCACatgtttttaaagtaaaattatttttcttataattacagaaatttcttaaattaatacaataatataaacgctgatacattaatttgatgcgcgagAAATATTGAtcattaagtaaaataaattacattttatacatgttaCGCTACTAATCTAATGTACATTTACATGAACAGTAATCTAATACACGagaatattaatttgatataatctGATGCACAAAAATatagaatattaaaaatttgtaaGACTAATAGGAAATAATCAAACCATATTTACTTTTTGGAGTATTTAGATTTCAAAGTGCACATCCAAATGCATATTTACAGTCTTGactctatatacatatatattcaaacacaatcttaatattaaatgactatacaaaataattatgacaatcaaatttaaatttctaaaatattaatcaataagattaatttaaaaacaacctttacttaaaaatatttttaaaaatatatcataaatctaAGAGGtcaaataatatatagtaatttttattcttgattTGGTACCATAAACGGAAGGTCTTTTCGTCTTAGCATAATTATAAGTATGGAAGATTTATAAAGATTAACACTGCACGTTATTAAGTGAGTAACATTTTGAgcaataaataaagtaaaataggtGAAGAGGAAAGTGATATTGGGACATTAATTTCATTTATAGTAGTAATATCTTCATTTTATAATATTGGGACATTAATTTCATTAGTTGACTTTTGTGCATTTTACAAATTGTGGTCACCCActtattaaaaaacataattaaaaatctaaaaccATGGTGTTAAAGTTAAGATAAGATCTCTACTAAtaaattcaacatatttattttagtatttttaaaaaaaaacataatcaaagtacttctaatataaaataaatatttgtaaaaaaaacaaGAGTATTCCCGTATACTTTATGAAGTTAAAATAGTACCAATTCGCTTATTTCAATTTTACATATCTAGTGCAGTTTATATTAACTAATTTCAACCTTATATTTCTAGTGCAATTCagattaacttattttaaccttatatatttagtacaattagattatttatttttagtgtttttaaatcttatgtagttttttttaaaggaGTTTGAAAAGATTATAAAGGGGTAAAACTTATTCGCATCGAGTGTGTACATCAATTCATGTCATGTGTTTAAATATGTTCATTTTacttaactttaattaattagcataacatgcattttattttattaaatcgcataaaaatgaaaattgaaatagtTTGATACAAGCA harbors:
- the LOC101245421 gene encoding photosystem I reaction center subunit III, chloroplastic; translated protein: MSLTIPSNLSKPISTSKFGSQFTTKQRTSSIVCSSNQTPVSNSTEESSSSLKAFSAALALSSILLSAPVLPASADISGLTPCKDSKQFAKREKQQIKKLQNSLKLYSPDSAPALAINATIEKTKRRFDNYGKQGLLCGSDGLPHLIVSGDQRHWGEFITPGILFLYIAGWIGWVGRSYLIAVRDEKKPTMKEIIIDVPLANRLVWRGFIWPVAAYREYLNGDLIDPNV
- the LOC101245121 gene encoding photosystem I reaction center subunit III, chloroplastic, which produces MSLTIPTSLSKPISTSKFGSQFTTKQRTSAIVCCSNQTPVSNSTEESSSSLKAFSAALALSSILLSAPVLPACADISGLTPCKDSKQFAKREKQQIKKLQNSLKLYAPDSAPALAINATIEKTKRRFDNYGKQGLLCGSDGLPHLIVSGDQRHWGEFITPGILFLYIAGWIGWVGRSYLIAVRDEKKPTMKEIIIDVPLANRLVWRGFIWPVAAYREYLNGDLIDPNV
- the LOC101244547 gene encoding E3 ubiquitin-protein ligase WAV3-like produces the protein MSGSWSKLQKALSFRQPKSPPENASSDAKSPPSTRPSSAASSSTFSRLSRSFSSTSRSSKRTCAICLGSMKAGNGQAIFTAECAHSFHFSCIANSVKHGNYLCPICRCKWKEIPLMSSFSTDVNTNNAGRTRVSPLEDNFLDNIPRVPPPVSLPLPEPLHFSDDEPLPSITVDQTPSPSSVHPETAVLKAFPEYSAVAASGSMSRFAVLVGVKAPPLADDVRHQERAPIDLVTVLDISGSMAGSKLTLLKQAVCFVIDNLGPSDRLSIVTFSSGAQRNFPLRRMTEQGRREAAQAVNAISANGGTNIVEGLKKGVRVLEERRERNPVASIILLSDGRDTFNGDIANQRRSPRNRRSSNATSGPDFLNLLPSSICPRNREGLAAGQQPTFHVHTFGFGLDHDSSAMHAISDASGGTFSFIETVGTVQDAFAMCIGGLLSVVVQELKLTVRSASRGVEIGSIPSGRYASEISEQGKQGVINIGNLYADEEKEFLVYLSVPSAEIEQGATKTSLLQITCSYKNTISEEMVSVEGETVEIRRPPVLSPTDVVISREVDRQINRLAVAETIAEAQRLAEMGNLEAAQAALTNRRATLLSSVSAQAGDALCSWLETELTEVRERMVSRERYEQTGRAYVLSGLSSHSWQRATTRGDTTSQILLQGGSSSNSGATMYETPSMVSMISKSQNLSLVNRSEQVPRPNKSSNLPPPPS